In Hymenobacter sublimis, a single genomic region encodes these proteins:
- a CDS encoding replication initiation protein → MQPHASLSNELVRIPQRPMSALETRIFHSALRCISLYDKVLPVISLKLSDLVSTKCGTTYKALEAACASLLARIWNDQPMFLTLHHKKQSSVLTGTFNPALAEHLLGLTSYYTCINLQGVHFKSSHTYRLLWLLRSYYRPKGVPITPPLTVDQLKLYLFDDLTISTDKLRRTLRTSLAELNANGYTCESKSTMCGNFLNHLQFTIPPVQLVQRKVKAPARVRVLEPVAATDHELVELKPEPAYQTVTIATPIAPEPEPEVIYDPETVPAANSALATMLQQALTGDNRNHSYRTSFDEHYEPEPDYTTEPATPAKHVPGAKLSFEERLTKAHTNLILLGVLSYRASTYVQRVRENQAKLELRFFKAVHHLLGSRDTISKEAWNGYVINKLKDVFGDM, encoded by the coding sequence ATGCAACCACACGCCAGCCTTAGCAACGAATTAGTACGAATCCCACAACGCCCTATGTCTGCGCTGGAAACACGCATCTTTCATAGTGCTTTGCGCTGCATTAGCCTATATGATAAGGTGCTACCAGTGATCAGCCTCAAGCTATCCGATCTAGTTTCTACCAAGTGCGGTACGACCTATAAAGCCTTAGAAGCTGCTTGTGCTAGCTTACTTGCGCGTATATGGAATGATCAACCCATGTTCCTAACGCTTCACCATAAGAAGCAATCCAGCGTTTTAACGGGTACATTCAATCCAGCCTTAGCGGAACATCTTCTAGGCTTAACCAGCTACTACACCTGTATCAATTTGCAGGGTGTACACTTTAAGAGTAGCCACACCTACCGCTTGCTGTGGCTGCTACGCTCCTACTACCGTCCTAAAGGAGTTCCAATCACACCACCGCTTACCGTTGATCAACTCAAGCTCTACTTATTTGATGATCTGACCATCAGCACGGATAAGCTGCGGCGCACCCTGCGCACTAGCCTAGCTGAGCTAAACGCTAATGGCTACACCTGTGAAAGTAAGTCTACCATGTGTGGCAACTTCCTGAATCACCTACAGTTCACCATTCCACCTGTGCAGCTAGTTCAGCGCAAGGTGAAAGCTCCTGCTAGAGTGCGCGTACTGGAACCTGTAGCCGCTACTGATCACGAGCTAGTAGAGCTGAAACCGGAACCAGCATATCAGACGGTAACCATTGCTACTCCCATTGCTCCTGAGCCGGAGCCGGAAGTAATCTATGATCCAGAAACGGTACCTGCTGCTAACTCGGCACTGGCTACCATGCTTCAGCAAGCGCTTACCGGAGATAACCGCAACCATAGCTACCGGACAAGCTTTGATGAACACTATGAACCGGAACCAGACTACACCACTGAACCGGCTACACCGGCTAAACATGTTCCCGGCGCTAAGCTCAGCTTTGAAGAAAGGCTTACCAAGGCACACACCAACCTGATCTTACTAGGTGTGCTATCCTATAGAGCCTCAACCTACGTGCAGCGGGTAAGGGAAAACCAAGCCAAGCTAGAACTACGCTTCTTTAAAGCGGTACACCACCTGCTAGGCTCTCGTGATACCATCTCTAAAGAGGCTTGGAACGGGTATGTGATCAATAAACTAAAGGATGTATTTGGTGATATGTGA
- a CDS encoding HNH endonuclease, with protein MIDGKPYFTLHDETACLIDDFSDYAITTTGKVYSIRYKRFIKPQLNSNGYLQVGLFKDNKRIKKLLHRLLAEHFITNPDNLPQVDHINRVRSDYSLSNLRWVSIQGNSSNRGILYCCSECGRHKMM; from the coding sequence ATGATTGATGGAAAACCATACTTTACACTACACGATGAAACCGCATGTTTGATAGATGACTTCTCTGATTACGCTATAACGACTACTGGTAAGGTCTACAGCATTAGATATAAGCGTTTCATTAAGCCTCAGCTTAATAGCAATGGTTACCTTCAAGTAGGTCTATTCAAAGACAATAAGAGAATAAAGAAGCTATTGCATAGGCTACTAGCAGAACACTTCATTACCAATCCAGATAATCTACCTCAAGTGGATCATATCAACAGAGTAAGAAGTGATTACAGTTTAAGTAATCTAAGATGGGTGTCCATACAGGGCAATTCAAGCAATAGGGGTATACTATATTGTTGTTCCGAATGCGGGAGACATAAAATGATGTGA
- a CDS encoding HNH endonuclease, with protein MSTYEQQNTEVTTATLPEFPAYTFYADGRIYSDYLNRFLIQNAINGRGYKVVNLRDKIGKSKTYNLHSIIARAFLGESTGLYVDHINRVRTDNRIENLRYVTASENTRNSIQQDNSASKYVGVTWCKKQGKWKSRITINNKDVNIAYHVDEIEAAKAYDRYAVTVGRKPNFSTATITAIPTFTKPKFI; from the coding sequence ATGTCAACTTATGAACAACAAAACACAGAAGTAACTACTGCTACTTTACCCGAATTTCCAGCATACACATTCTATGCTGATGGTAGAATCTACTCAGACTATCTTAACCGTTTTCTGATCCAAAATGCAATAAATGGCAGAGGTTATAAGGTAGTGAACCTAAGAGACAAAATAGGTAAATCAAAAACGTATAATCTACACTCAATTATTGCTAGAGCCTTTCTAGGAGAAAGCACTGGTTTGTATGTGGATCATATCAACAGAGTACGCACAGATAATAGAATTGAGAATTTACGCTATGTCACTGCCAGTGAGAATACTAGGAATAGCATTCAACAAGATAACTCAGCTTCAAAATACGTTGGTGTAACATGGTGCAAGAAGCAAGGTAAATGGAAATCACGCATCACTATTAATAATAAAGATGTTAACATAGCCTATCACGTTGATGAAATAGAGGCTGCAAAAGCCTATGATCGTTACGCTGTAACAGTTGGTAGAAAGCCTAATTTCTCTACTGCTACCATTACAGCTATCCCAACCTTTACAAAACCAAAATTCATCTAA
- a CDS encoding HNH endonuclease: protein MKDQNNYFTLNNEQACVIPNTDSQYAVTESGCVYSIRYKRILKQYTNANGYQAINLPIGTKRIHSLVGECFVANPDQKPFIDHIDRNKGNNNYRNLRWVTNEENNKNRGLRSTSKTGYIGVRYKSGSEKYEARISHNKKQLQIGSYSVAEDAARAYDQKAIEYGYAVLNFPDDINK, encoded by the coding sequence ATGAAAGATCAAAACAATTATTTCACACTTAACAATGAACAAGCTTGTGTAATACCAAACACTGATTCACAATATGCTGTAACTGAATCAGGATGTGTGTATAGCATTAGATATAAGCGCATTTTAAAGCAGTATACCAATGCCAACGGCTACCAAGCTATAAACTTACCAATAGGTACTAAAAGGATACACAGCTTGGTTGGTGAATGCTTCGTAGCTAATCCTGATCAAAAGCCTTTTATAGATCACATTGATCGTAATAAGGGAAATAATAATTACCGTAATCTGAGATGGGTTACGAATGAAGAAAATAATAAAAATAGAGGGTTAAGAAGCACGTCTAAGACTGGTTACATTGGTGTGCGTTATAAGTCTGGAAGTGAGAAGTATGAAGCTAGAATCTCTCACAATAAGAAGCAACTTCAAATAGGTAGTTACAGTGTAGCAGAAGATGCAGCAAGAGCTTATGATCAAAAGGCAATTGAATACGGGTATGCAGTTCTAAACTTTCCTGATGACATTAATAAATAG
- a CDS encoding terminase small subunit-like protein, protein MGTSTYTQAIADEICMRIAQGEFLINICKDQHMPTTSTVYYWRLKPEFKSFSDTYTQAKLIRAELLAEQLLDLSNPDPVLPDTLISINRARLQVDTRKWVLSKVLHKEYGDKVEANDIHVAEVEDLSALTLEEQYQLALLKRKMKEANK, encoded by the coding sequence ATGGGTACATCAACATATACACAAGCTATTGCTGATGAGATATGTATGAGAATAGCACAAGGGGAATTTCTTATTAATATCTGCAAGGATCAGCACATGCCTACAACCTCTACCGTCTATTATTGGAGGTTAAAGCCAGAATTTAAATCATTCTCGGACACGTACACACAAGCAAAGTTAATACGTGCTGAATTGCTTGCTGAGCAACTACTAGATCTATCTAATCCTGATCCAGTACTACCAGATACCCTTATTAGCATCAATAGAGCTAGATTACAAGTGGATACCCGCAAATGGGTGTTAAGTAAAGTATTGCATAAAGAATATGGAGATAAAGTAGAAGCGAATGATATACACGTTGCTGAAGTAGAAGATCTATCAGCACTCACTTTAGAAGAACAATATCAGTTAGCCCTACTCAAGAGAAAAATGAAAGAGGCTAACAAGTAA
- a CDS encoding phage portal protein encodes MSIYSTIKNAFSPKPQVETKAITGVDEIGRMRPINYGGSPTFTIQDLTKVNAQNNSVFYTILTSIQTTSKSIPWNVYKVNKNDDNAQKLPKHHLASLLYRPNPYQTWTQFVVQYIGHYLTDGDAFIYVIWNTSGLNTGKPQELHIMPRGTEVVAGTQWLATVQGYRIPGATTVIPAADVLHMKAFNLDGSLYGYSPVKAATLQLASVDFALKQHIKQLNMGGPKVVVFPTDVAEELTEQQENELDQKINQSQRFTWSAYPLDTAQIGLSPVDLDILNSINADTGMVADLLGYPSVLLSGTKSSTYNNVAEAQRALYNNCVIPILKDFRDGLNHWLGKTYGDDVYIDIDTSGIEVLKPNLSELITAAAAADFATINEKRRMVGLPALEGGEGFLRSAAISYVKTIDEIDTMAADAYDEGDSLSDAA; translated from the coding sequence ATGTCTATTTATTCAACTATTAAAAATGCGTTTAGCCCTAAACCACAGGTAGAAACTAAAGCAATTACAGGAGTAGATGAGATTGGTAGGATGCGCCCGATTAATTATGGTGGTTCACCTACTTTCACTATTCAGGATCTAACAAAGGTCAATGCTCAGAATAACAGTGTATTCTATACCATTCTAACCAGCATTCAAACCACGTCTAAATCAATTCCTTGGAATGTGTACAAGGTGAACAAGAATGATGATAATGCACAGAAGCTACCCAAGCATCATCTAGCATCCTTGCTCTACAGACCTAATCCGTACCAGACATGGACACAGTTTGTAGTTCAATATATCGGACACTATCTAACGGATGGTGATGCATTCATTTATGTTATCTGGAATACCAGTGGATTGAATACGGGTAAACCGCAAGAGCTTCATATCATGCCAAGAGGCACAGAGGTAGTTGCTGGTACACAGTGGCTAGCTACAGTGCAAGGGTACCGTATTCCCGGCGCTACTACGGTTATTCCGGCTGCTGATGTGCTTCACATGAAAGCATTCAACCTTGATGGTTCTTTGTATGGCTACAGTCCGGTGAAGGCGGCTACTCTACAGTTAGCATCTGTTGATTTCGCTTTGAAACAGCATATCAAACAGCTCAACATGGGTGGTCCTAAAGTGGTGGTGTTCCCGACTGATGTTGCTGAAGAGTTGACAGAGCAACAAGAGAATGAATTAGATCAGAAGATCAACCAGTCACAGCGCTTTACATGGTCTGCTTATCCACTTGATACGGCGCAAATCGGTCTATCACCTGTAGATCTGGATATTCTTAACAGTATCAATGCTGATACAGGGATGGTAGCTGACCTTTTAGGTTATCCATCCGTTCTCTTGAGTGGTACGAAGTCCAGCACCTATAACAACGTTGCTGAGGCACAGAGAGCTTTATACAATAACTGTGTGATTCCCATCCTGAAGGATTTTAGAGATGGTTTAAATCACTGGTTAGGTAAGACATATGGTGATGATGTATACATTGATATAGATACCAGCGGTATTGAAGTATTGAAGCCTAATCTATCTGAGCTGATTACGGCGGCTGCTGCTGCTGATTTCGCAACCATTAATGAGAAGCGTAGAATGGTAGGTTTACCAGCGCTGGAAGGGGGAGAGGGGTTCTTACGTTCTGCTGCTATCAGCTACGTGAAGACTATAGATGAGATAGATACTATGGCTGCTGATGCATATGATGAAGGTGATTCGTTATCTGATGCAGCATAA
- a CDS encoding phage minor head protein, with protein sequence MNPVHVDKRLARVDNLVARYSKQITKALLNDLEAAVAAYEATGSDLLAVGLIGSKALKVVLDQLWLDIVPAEAKHEYLHLVGEKKATPTLPVAEWLRRARNFIATESSKAITSITNTTRKKVRKVLKASAEAGSSIPNTAKSLRQRITIFSKKRAELIARTELIGAMNYGSFCGADTSGLQLDKVWLATSDTRTRPTHSATNGIAVDINGLFTVGGSPCRFPADPALPARERCRCRCTTIYQRKKPQEGTQLSLGF encoded by the coding sequence TTGAATCCAGTACATGTTGATAAAAGACTAGCCAGAGTTGATAATCTAGTAGCCAGATATAGCAAGCAAATTACTAAAGCCTTATTGAATGATTTAGAGGCTGCTGTAGCAGCGTATGAAGCTACAGGTAGTGATCTGCTAGCCGTTGGTTTGATTGGCTCTAAAGCGCTAAAAGTGGTGCTGGATCAGCTATGGTTAGATATAGTACCGGCTGAAGCAAAGCATGAGTATCTACACTTGGTAGGAGAGAAGAAAGCAACTCCTACACTACCTGTAGCAGAGTGGCTAAGACGTGCTAGAAACTTCATTGCTACAGAATCCAGTAAGGCTATTACCTCTATCACCAACACCACAAGGAAAAAGGTAAGGAAGGTGCTGAAAGCATCTGCTGAAGCTGGTAGCAGCATTCCGAACACAGCCAAAAGCTTACGCCAACGCATTACCATCTTTAGTAAGAAGAGAGCTGAGCTAATAGCCCGTACTGAGTTGATAGGGGCAATGAACTACGGTAGCTTCTGTGGAGCTGATACCAGCGGGTTACAACTGGATAAGGTATGGTTAGCTACTTCAGACACGAGAACCAGACCAACGCACTCAGCAACCAACGGAATAGCGGTTGATATTAACGGACTCTTCACCGTAGGTGGTTCACCTTGCCGTTTTCCGGCTGATCCAGCGTTACCAGCTCGTGAAAGATGTAGATGCAGGTGTACCACCATCTACCAGCGTAAGAAACCACAAGAGGGTACACAGTTATCATTAGGCTTTTGA